The following proteins come from a genomic window of Gordonia westfalica:
- a CDS encoding dipeptidase, translated as MDDATLRDRVRELMPRAKSDLTEMVRFRSVHDPQQFPTAECDGMVEWLLATFRELGVDDVAAHVTSDGSKAVTGQIPGPEGAPTVLLYFHHDVQPPLGDDEWDSPVWELTERNGRWYGRGAADCKGNIAVHLTALRALAGDLGVTVKIIGEGSEEQGTGGLEHFAVENPDLLRADAILIADSGNFAVGKPSLTTTLRGIANIDVTVETLQSAMHSGMFGGAAPDALAALISMLATLRDEHGNTTVTGLDADAEWPGVSYPPEQFRSDATVLDGVELVGSGSVSDMVWARPAATVLGIDCPPVVGSSAAVQPRARARINLRVPPGMDPTYAQDALVEHLEAVTPWNARVSFEREAVGSPFVGSTSGPAYETLTDALAAAYGSEVLIQGQGGSIPLCNVLQSTFPDAEIMLFGVEEPQCLIHAPNESVAPTEIERIALAEALFLRDYASRAAQTGRTADAAGASGV; from the coding sequence ATGGACGACGCGACATTGCGGGATCGGGTGCGGGAGTTGATGCCTCGCGCGAAGTCGGACCTGACGGAGATGGTGCGGTTCCGCTCGGTCCACGACCCGCAGCAGTTCCCGACGGCGGAATGCGACGGCATGGTCGAGTGGTTGCTGGCAACGTTCCGTGAGCTCGGCGTCGACGATGTGGCCGCGCATGTGACGAGTGACGGATCCAAGGCCGTCACCGGGCAGATCCCCGGTCCGGAAGGCGCGCCGACCGTCCTGCTGTACTTCCACCACGACGTGCAGCCGCCGCTGGGTGATGACGAATGGGATTCGCCGGTGTGGGAGCTGACCGAGCGCAACGGCCGCTGGTACGGGCGCGGAGCAGCCGACTGCAAGGGCAACATCGCTGTCCACCTCACCGCGCTTCGCGCGCTGGCCGGTGACCTCGGCGTCACCGTGAAGATCATCGGCGAGGGCTCGGAGGAGCAGGGGACCGGTGGACTCGAGCACTTCGCGGTCGAGAACCCCGACCTGTTGCGCGCCGATGCGATCCTGATCGCCGACTCCGGCAACTTCGCGGTCGGCAAACCCAGCCTCACCACGACGCTGCGCGGCATCGCCAACATCGATGTGACGGTCGAAACCCTGCAGTCGGCAATGCATTCCGGGATGTTCGGTGGAGCCGCGCCGGATGCACTCGCCGCGCTGATCTCGATGCTCGCCACCCTGCGCGACGAGCACGGCAACACCACCGTCACCGGCCTCGACGCCGACGCGGAGTGGCCCGGGGTGTCCTATCCGCCCGAGCAGTTCCGTTCGGACGCAACGGTTCTCGACGGCGTCGAACTCGTGGGTTCCGGATCGGTGTCGGACATGGTGTGGGCGCGGCCCGCGGCGACGGTGCTCGGCATCGACTGCCCGCCGGTGGTCGGGTCGTCGGCCGCGGTCCAACCGCGCGCACGAGCACGCATCAACCTTCGGGTGCCACCGGGAATGGACCCCACATACGCCCAGGACGCACTCGTCGAACACCTCGAGGCGGTCACCCCGTGGAATGCGCGGGTGTCCTTCGAACGCGAGGCGGTCGGATCGCCGTTCGTCGGTTCGACGTCCGGCCCCGCCTACGAGACGCTCACCGACGCGCTGGCGGCCGCATACGGCAGCGAGGTGCTGATCCAGGGGCAGGGCGGGTCGATCCCGCTGTGCAACGTCCTGCAGAGCACCTTCCCCGACGCCGAGATCATGCTCTTCGGTGTCGAGGAGCCGCAGTGCCTGATCCATGCGCCCAACGAGAGCGTCGCCCCGACCGAGATCGAGCGGATCGCGCTCGCCGAGGCGCTGTTCCTGCGCGACTATGCGTCGCGCGCGGCCCAGACCGGCCGGACGGCGGACGCCGCCGGGGCGAGCGGCGTCTGA
- a CDS encoding Dps family protein, translating into MTITTPITSTLTDEQQSVAGKALQDTLVDLIDLSLIAKQAHWNVVGRQFRSVHLDLDELVTVSREFTDAAAERATAIGVSPDGRAETVAKSAGTKGFGEGWTKDSDVVDAIVANLKAVVAGLRERIGATEEADPVTQDLLISFASKLEQLHWMWQAQVA; encoded by the coding sequence ATGACCATCACCACCCCGATCACCAGCACCCTCACCGACGAGCAGCAGTCCGTGGCCGGAAAGGCCTTGCAGGACACCCTCGTCGACCTGATCGACCTGTCCCTGATCGCCAAGCAGGCCCACTGGAACGTGGTGGGCAGGCAGTTCCGGTCGGTACATCTCGACCTCGATGAACTCGTCACCGTTTCGCGCGAGTTCACCGACGCGGCCGCCGAGCGCGCAACCGCCATCGGTGTCAGCCCGGACGGGCGTGCCGAAACCGTGGCGAAGTCCGCCGGCACCAAGGGATTCGGCGAAGGCTGGACCAAGGACTCGGACGTCGTCGACGCCATCGTCGCCAACCTCAAGGCTGTGGTCGCGGGTCTCCGCGAGCGCATCGGAGCCACCGAGGAGGCCGACCCGGTGACGCAGGATCTGCTCATCTCGTTCGCATCGAAACTCGAACAGCTGCACTGGATGTGGCAGGCGCAGGTAGCCTGA
- a CDS encoding organic hydroperoxide resistance protein, with product MAIEPVYTISSKASGGGRDGEVVSATGQIDLDLRPPKEMGGSGDGSNPEELFSAGYAACFLGALRATSKAAGSPVPDDSTVNVTVGIGKDPSDGGFGLTVAIEVSIPGVDEAKAQELADKAHEFCPYSKATRGNIDQKVTVTV from the coding sequence ATGGCAATCGAACCGGTGTACACCATCTCGTCCAAGGCATCCGGCGGAGGCCGCGACGGTGAGGTGGTCTCGGCCACCGGCCAGATCGACCTCGACCTCCGACCGCCGAAGGAGATGGGTGGCAGCGGCGACGGATCCAACCCGGAGGAACTCTTCTCGGCGGGCTACGCGGCATGCTTCCTCGGAGCGCTCCGTGCGACGTCGAAGGCGGCCGGCAGCCCCGTTCCCGACGATTCGACCGTGAACGTGACCGTCGGCATCGGCAAGGACCCGTCCGACGGCGGATTCGGCCTGACCGTGGCCATCGAGGTCTCGATCCCCGGCGTCGACGAGGCGAAGGCCCAGGAACTCGCGGACAAGGCACACGAGTTCTGCCCGTACTCCAAGGCCACCCGCGGCAACATCGACCAGAAGGTCACCGTCACCGTCTGA
- a CDS encoding lipase family protein, producing MKLRSGMKNAALRRRSRLRTTMIAGAVTAACAAAVISPAAPDANAADFYTPPASFSTEPGSVIRSQQIPLLLQIPGAPNQWPGTARKVMYTSTYQDGKPAAVTGTVVEPTAPWLGKGPRPTLVVGPGTIGQGDQCAASKLMGLPMSIDITKPSIGVNYTAPEMYYMLLNGVRVFVTDYIGTGTPGIHTYVNRSETGHAMLDGARAALRASGAPADAPVGFAGYSQGGGAAASAAELAATYAPELNVRASYAGAPPADLEKVIPAIDGSTIAGAIGFAINGLTERYSEVDDVVQRETNAAGKAALKQISTSCIGDIIPAHGFQQTRNWTRTGETLSSVIARSPAVQKVVGEQRIGRLKPNAPVFLEGGLNDDVIPYGQVAQLAADWRAQGADVRFVTDPTPPILTKSIVNHVVPMLGTFLPGMEFVLGEFRK from the coding sequence ATGAAACTCAGGTCGGGAATGAAGAACGCAGCGTTGCGCCGCAGGTCACGCCTGCGAACGACCATGATCGCGGGGGCGGTGACGGCCGCATGCGCGGCGGCGGTGATCTCGCCCGCGGCGCCGGACGCGAATGCGGCCGATTTCTATACGCCGCCGGCGTCCTTCTCCACCGAACCCGGTTCGGTGATCCGGAGCCAGCAGATCCCGCTGCTCCTGCAGATCCCGGGCGCACCGAATCAGTGGCCGGGAACTGCCCGCAAGGTCATGTACACCTCGACCTACCAGGACGGAAAGCCCGCGGCGGTCACCGGGACCGTCGTCGAACCGACCGCGCCATGGCTCGGCAAGGGTCCGCGACCGACGCTCGTCGTCGGCCCGGGAACGATCGGTCAGGGTGACCAGTGCGCGGCGTCGAAGCTGATGGGCCTGCCGATGTCGATCGACATCACCAAGCCCAGCATCGGCGTCAACTACACCGCGCCGGAGATGTACTACATGCTGCTCAACGGTGTCCGTGTGTTCGTCACCGACTACATCGGTACGGGTACGCCGGGAATCCACACCTATGTCAACCGGTCCGAGACCGGACACGCGATGCTCGACGGCGCCCGGGCCGCGCTGCGTGCCTCCGGAGCCCCGGCGGATGCGCCGGTCGGATTCGCCGGGTACTCGCAGGGCGGTGGCGCAGCCGCATCCGCTGCCGAACTCGCCGCGACCTACGCGCCGGAACTGAACGTCCGTGCCAGTTACGCCGGCGCACCCCCGGCCGACCTGGAGAAGGTCATCCCGGCCATCGACGGCAGCACCATCGCCGGAGCCATCGGTTTCGCGATCAACGGTCTCACCGAACGGTATTCGGAGGTCGACGACGTGGTGCAGCGCGAGACCAACGCAGCCGGGAAGGCCGCGCTGAAGCAGATCTCCACCAGTTGCATCGGCGACATCATCCCCGCCCACGGGTTCCAGCAGACCAGGAACTGGACGCGCACCGGCGAGACGCTCTCCTCGGTGATCGCACGGTCGCCCGCGGTGCAGAAGGTGGTCGGCGAGCAGCGCATCGGTCGTCTCAAGCCGAATGCGCCGGTCTTCCTCGAGGGCGGGCTCAACGACGACGTGATCCCGTATGGCCAGGTCGCGCAGCTCGCGGCGGACTGGCGCGCCCAGGGGGCCGACGTCCGGTTCGTCACCGACCCGACACCGCCGATCCTGACCAAGTCGATCGTCAACCACGTCGTGCCGATGCTGGGCACCTTCCTGCCCGGCATGGAGTTCGTCCTCGGCGAGTTCCGTAAGTAA
- a CDS encoding GntP family permease has protein sequence MLSTTTILAAGADLPEPVAPGWQLVVAALVGIAVIVVAITVAKVHPFLALVGGGATVGIVAGESIPTVLESFTTGFGSTAAGVGILIALGAMFAKLLADSGGADEIVDTIVGHASPRMLPWAMALVGAIIGLPMFFEIGLVLLMPVIYLVARRSGLGLIPIGIPALAGLSAMHGFVPPHPGPLVAIDALGADLGLTLALGVGVAIPTIIVSGPLFATVAGKWVTVEAPHTFDVDPDDGPTTKRPSFAVTMFSVLLPVVLMLGKALAEIFISDEDQLLRRVLDILGTPLIALLIAVVVAMFTLGRGSGMDRETISKCTGAALPAIAGILLIVSAGGGFKQVLVDTGIGTLLADWATGANVPILVLAWVLAALIRLATGSATVATITASSLMLGLVDGLSSGEVSLVVLAIGAGSVFLSHVNDAGFWLVKEYFGMTVGQTFKTWSMMETLLSVSGLVVVLALGLVI, from the coding sequence ATGTTGTCGACCACCACGATTCTCGCCGCCGGCGCGGATCTGCCCGAGCCGGTCGCACCGGGGTGGCAGCTCGTCGTCGCCGCCCTTGTCGGCATCGCCGTCATCGTCGTCGCGATCACGGTCGCCAAGGTGCATCCGTTCCTCGCCCTGGTCGGTGGCGGCGCCACCGTCGGCATCGTCGCAGGGGAGTCGATCCCGACCGTCCTGGAATCGTTCACCACCGGATTCGGTTCGACCGCAGCCGGTGTCGGCATCCTGATCGCGCTCGGCGCGATGTTCGCGAAACTCCTCGCCGACTCCGGGGGTGCCGACGAGATCGTGGACACGATCGTCGGCCACGCCTCCCCGCGGATGCTGCCGTGGGCGATGGCCCTGGTCGGTGCCATCATCGGTCTGCCGATGTTCTTCGAGATCGGTCTCGTGCTCCTGATGCCGGTGATCTACCTGGTGGCCCGCCGCTCGGGGCTGGGGCTGATCCCCATCGGCATCCCCGCGCTCGCCGGCCTCTCGGCCATGCACGGCTTCGTGCCCCCGCATCCCGGCCCGCTGGTCGCGATCGACGCCCTCGGCGCCGACCTGGGACTGACCCTCGCACTCGGTGTGGGCGTGGCGATCCCGACGATCATCGTCTCGGGTCCGCTGTTCGCCACCGTCGCCGGGAAATGGGTGACCGTCGAGGCGCCGCACACCTTCGACGTCGACCCCGACGACGGTCCGACCACCAAGCGGCCCTCCTTCGCCGTCACCATGTTCAGCGTCCTGCTGCCCGTCGTCCTGATGCTGGGCAAGGCGCTCGCCGAGATCTTCATCTCCGACGAGGATCAGCTTCTGCGTCGTGTCCTCGACATCCTCGGTACACCGCTGATCGCGCTGCTCATCGCTGTCGTCGTCGCGATGTTCACCCTCGGCCGCGGTTCAGGGATGGATCGCGAGACGATCTCGAAGTGCACCGGGGCGGCGTTGCCCGCCATCGCCGGGATCCTGCTGATCGTCTCGGCCGGTGGCGGCTTCAAGCAGGTCCTCGTCGACACGGGTATCGGCACCCTGCTGGCGGACTGGGCCACCGGTGCGAACGTCCCGATCCTGGTCCTCGCCTGGGTGCTCGCCGCGCTGATCCGCCTGGCCACGGGCTCGGCGACCGTCGCGACCATCACCGCGTCCTCGCTGATGCTCGGACTCGTCGACGGATTGAGCTCGGGTGAGGTCTCGCTGGTGGTCCTCGCGATCGGTGCAGGGTCGGTCTTCCTGTCCCACGTCAACGACGCGGGATTCTGGCTGGTCAAGGAGTACTTCGGCATGACGGTCGGCCAGACCTTCAAGACCTGGTCGATGATGGAGACCCTGCTCTCGGTGAGCGGCCTGGTCGTCGTCCTGGCGCTCGGTCTGGTGATCTGA
- a CDS encoding gluconokinase: protein MRSPVVVMGVSGSGKSTVGAALAQRLRVPFADADDFHSAANIAKMSAGQPLDDDDRRPWLESIGAWLAEHGDGGVMSCSALKHTYRDRLRGHEPSVAFAHLAGSVEVIARRQASRPGHFMPSALLTSQFVTLEPLTSDERGVTVDVDQSVDAIVDALVASLPDGEEN, encoded by the coding sequence ATGCGATCACCGGTGGTCGTCATGGGGGTCTCGGGGTCGGGAAAATCGACGGTGGGAGCCGCCCTGGCGCAGCGTTTGCGTGTGCCGTTCGCCGATGCCGACGACTTCCACTCGGCGGCGAACATCGCCAAGATGTCGGCTGGTCAGCCGCTCGACGACGACGACCGCCGGCCCTGGCTCGAGTCCATCGGCGCCTGGCTGGCCGAGCACGGCGACGGCGGCGTGATGAGCTGCTCCGCACTCAAGCACACCTACCGTGACCGCCTCCGTGGACATGAGCCGTCGGTGGCGTTCGCGCACCTCGCGGGGTCGGTCGAGGTCATTGCGCGACGGCAGGCGTCGCGGCCCGGGCATTTCATGCCGTCGGCTCTGCTCACCTCCCAGTTCGTCACCCTCGAACCCCTGACTTCCGATGAACGCGGCGTGACCGTCGACGTGGACCAGAGTGTGGACGCCATCGTCGACGCTCTGGTCGCGTCGCTGCCCGACGGCGAGGAGAACTGA
- a CDS encoding FadR/GntR family transcriptional regulator, translating to MSESTRGTTERHDEILAAIGRRIVSGAQPAGSVLTLDAICTDHGVSRTVAREVIKVLESMGLVESRRRVGITIQPRTRWSVFDPRLIRWRLDGADRAEFLSTLSELRRGFEPVAASLAAERANEHHCRILAAAVSDMSVHGRTGDLESYLLADKVFHRTLLEASGNEMFRSLADVVGEVLAGRTHHGMMPPTPNPAAIALHDDVARAIRLRDPKAAEACMREIITEAAEAVSGEGVV from the coding sequence GTGAGTGAGAGCACACGCGGGACCACTGAGCGCCACGACGAGATCCTCGCCGCCATCGGCCGGCGTATCGTCTCGGGAGCGCAACCGGCGGGCAGCGTCCTGACGCTCGACGCCATCTGCACCGACCATGGGGTCTCCCGGACCGTGGCGCGCGAGGTGATCAAGGTCCTCGAGTCGATGGGGCTCGTCGAGTCGCGACGCCGGGTCGGCATCACCATCCAGCCGCGGACGCGCTGGAGCGTCTTCGACCCACGCCTCATCCGTTGGCGCCTCGACGGCGCGGACCGTGCGGAGTTTCTCTCTACCCTGTCGGAGCTACGACGCGGATTCGAGCCCGTGGCAGCCTCGTTGGCGGCCGAACGCGCGAACGAGCACCACTGCCGCATCCTCGCGGCCGCGGTGTCGGACATGTCGGTGCACGGCCGTACCGGCGACCTCGAGTCGTACCTTCTGGCGGACAAGGTCTTTCATCGAACCCTGCTCGAGGCGAGCGGCAACGAGATGTTCCGGTCGCTGGCCGACGTGGTCGGCGAGGTCCTGGCCGGACGAACCCATCACGGGATGATGCCGCCGACCCCCAACCCGGCCGCCATCGCACTCCACGACGACGTGGCGAGAGCAATACGCCTCCGCGACCCGAAGGCCGCGGAGGCGTGTATGCGAGAGATCATCACCGAGGCGGCCGAGGCCGTCTCGGGTGAAGGGGTGGTTTAG
- a CDS encoding aspartate-semialdehyde dehydrogenase has translation MGVRIGVVGATGQVGAVMRTLLAERNFPADEVRFLASPRSAGRKLPWGDGEIVVEDAATADPAGLDIALFSAGATMSREQAPRFAAAGVTVIDNSSAWRKDPDVPLVVSEVNGELAKTPPKGIIANPNCTTMAAMPVLKPLHDEAGLQRLIISSYQAVSGSGLAGVEELAGQVRAVAGDAEKLVHDGSAVDFPAPNKYVAPIAFNVVALAGSLVDDGSGETDEDQKLRNESRKILGLPELLVSGTCVRVPVFTGHSLSINAEFADPLSVARAQEILGAAAGVELVDVPTPLAAAGKDVSLVGRIRQDPGAPEGRGLALFVSGDNLRKGAALNTIQIAELLV, from the coding sequence ATGGGTGTACGTATCGGAGTCGTCGGTGCGACCGGTCAGGTCGGCGCCGTCATGCGAACCCTGTTGGCGGAGCGCAACTTCCCGGCCGATGAGGTCCGGTTCCTCGCATCGCCGCGTTCGGCGGGCAGGAAGCTGCCGTGGGGCGACGGGGAGATCGTGGTGGAGGATGCGGCGACCGCCGATCCCGCCGGTCTCGACATCGCCCTGTTCTCCGCGGGCGCCACGATGTCCCGCGAACAGGCGCCGCGTTTCGCCGCGGCCGGTGTCACCGTGATCGACAACTCGTCGGCATGGCGCAAGGATCCCGATGTGCCGCTGGTGGTCTCGGAGGTCAACGGCGAGCTGGCGAAGACCCCGCCCAAGGGGATCATCGCCAACCCCAACTGCACCACGATGGCCGCGATGCCGGTGCTCAAGCCGCTGCACGACGAAGCCGGACTTCAGCGTCTCATCATCTCCAGCTACCAGGCGGTCTCCGGCAGCGGTCTGGCCGGTGTCGAGGAACTCGCCGGACAGGTGCGCGCCGTCGCCGGTGACGCCGAGAAGCTGGTCCATGACGGCTCGGCCGTGGACTTCCCGGCGCCGAACAAGTACGTCGCGCCCATCGCGTTCAACGTTGTGGCCCTTGCCGGTTCGCTCGTCGACGACGGCTCCGGCGAGACCGACGAGGATCAGAAGCTGCGCAACGAGTCGCGCAAGATCCTCGGCCTCCCCGAACTGCTCGTCAGCGGCACCTGCGTGCGCGTGCCCGTCTTCACCGGACACTCGCTGTCGATCAACGCGGAGTTCGCCGACCCGCTGTCGGTGGCGCGCGCCCAGGAGATCCTCGGCGCCGCAGCCGGAGTGGAGCTCGTCGATGTCCCGACGCCGCTCGCGGCCGCCGGCAAGGACGTCTCGCTCGTGGGTCGCATCCGCCAGGACCCGGGTGCCCCCGAAGGCCGCGGCCTCGCGCTGTTCGTCTCGGGTGACAACCTCCGAAAGGGTGCTGCCCTCAACACCATTCAGATTGCGGAGCTGCTGGTCTAA
- a CDS encoding aspartate kinase, translating to MALVVQKYGGSSVATAERIRRVAERIVETKKQGNDVVVVVSAMGDTTDELLDLAQQVNPAPPAREMDMLLTSGERISNALVAMAISSLGAHAQSFTGSQAGVITTSSHGKAKIIDVTPGRVRSALDEGKIVLVAGFQGVSQDTKDITTLGRGGSDTTAVALAAALEADVCEIYTDVDGVYSADPRIVPDARRLDEVSFEEMLELAACGAKVLMLRCVEYARRYNVPVHVRSSYSTKPGTLVTGSMEDIPVEEAILTGVAHDRSEAKITVVGLDDKPGYAAKVFRAVADAEINIDMVLQNVSKVDTGKTDITFTLPRELGPLGVEKLTKLQEEIGFTDLLYDDHIGKVSLVGAGMKSHPGVTATFCEALSESGVNIELISTSEIRISVLCRDTELDDAVRALHAAFDLGGEEEAVVYAGTGR from the coding sequence GTGGCCCTCGTGGTGCAGAAGTACGGCGGATCCTCGGTCGCAACGGCCGAACGCATCCGTCGCGTTGCCGAGCGCATCGTCGAGACGAAGAAGCAGGGCAACGACGTTGTCGTCGTCGTCTCGGCGATGGGCGACACCACCGACGAACTGCTCGACCTCGCCCAGCAGGTCAATCCGGCGCCCCCGGCGCGGGAGATGGACATGCTCCTGACCTCGGGTGAGCGCATCTCCAACGCACTGGTGGCGATGGCCATCAGTTCGCTCGGTGCACATGCTCAGTCGTTCACCGGCTCACAGGCCGGCGTCATCACGACGAGCAGCCATGGCAAGGCGAAGATCATCGACGTCACGCCGGGACGCGTACGCAGCGCACTGGACGAGGGCAAGATCGTCCTGGTCGCCGGCTTCCAGGGCGTCTCGCAGGACACCAAGGACATCACCACTCTCGGCCGCGGTGGCTCCGACACCACCGCCGTCGCACTGGCGGCGGCTCTCGAGGCCGACGTCTGCGAGATCTACACCGACGTCGACGGCGTCTATTCCGCCGACCCGCGCATCGTCCCCGACGCCCGCCGCCTCGACGAGGTCTCCTTCGAGGAGATGCTCGAACTCGCGGCCTGTGGCGCGAAGGTCCTGATGCTGCGGTGCGTGGAATACGCCCGCCGGTACAACGTTCCCGTTCACGTGCGCTCGTCGTACTCGACCAAACCCGGCACCCTGGTGACCGGATCGATGGAGGACATTCCCGTGGAAGAAGCCATTCTCACCGGCGTCGCACACGACCGCAGCGAAGCCAAGATCACCGTCGTCGGTCTCGACGACAAGCCCGGCTACGCCGCCAAGGTGTTCCGCGCCGTCGCCGACGCCGAGATCAACATCGACATGGTGCTGCAGAACGTCTCGAAGGTGGACACCGGCAAGACCGACATCACCTTCACCCTGCCGCGCGAGCTGGGCCCGCTCGGCGTCGAGAAGCTGACCAAGCTGCAGGAGGAGATCGGGTTCACCGATCTGCTGTACGACGATCACATCGGCAAGGTCTCGCTCGTCGGTGCCGGAATGAAGTCGCATCCGGGCGTCACCGCCACCTTCTGTGAGGCCCTCAGCGAGTCCGGCGTGAACATCGAACTGATCTCCACCTCGGAGATCCGCATCTCGGTACTGTGCCGCGACACCGAACTCGACGACGCCGTGCGCGCCCTGCACGCGGCCTTCGATCTCGGCGGCGAGGAAGAGGCCGTCGTCTACGCAGGAACGGGTCGATAG
- a CDS encoding TetR/AcrR family transcriptional regulator gives MTSDTTKLSPASIVDAAIRVADANGLSGLSMRRVADELGVGAMSLYRHVADKDALLQRMAEVVGQRYPYPIDTSPSWDERVRIAVDVDWEIYQRHPWLVLAYASPRLSYGEDSLECLDWLSAGFLELGVGIERATDMALTVWSFIHGVALMAVGDQLLSEQGQETSLPSARLADVLAGGSDAAVPPHLARLAGRPDAAHLLDPRARLDTGIGYLCAGFEASAR, from the coding sequence GTGACGTCCGACACCACCAAGCTGTCGCCGGCGAGCATCGTCGACGCCGCGATCCGGGTTGCGGACGCCAACGGGCTCAGCGGGCTGTCGATGCGGCGGGTGGCCGACGAACTCGGGGTGGGCGCGATGTCGCTGTACCGGCATGTGGCCGACAAGGACGCGCTGCTGCAGAGGATGGCCGAGGTGGTCGGGCAGCGGTATCCGTATCCCATCGATACGTCCCCGTCGTGGGATGAGCGCGTCCGGATCGCCGTCGACGTCGACTGGGAGATCTACCAGCGGCACCCGTGGTTGGTGCTCGCCTACGCGTCACCCCGGCTCAGCTATGGCGAGGACTCCCTCGAATGCCTCGACTGGTTGTCGGCCGGCTTCCTCGAACTCGGCGTCGGAATCGAACGTGCCACCGACATGGCGCTGACCGTGTGGAGCTTCATCCACGGCGTCGCGCTGATGGCCGTCGGGGATCAACTGCTCAGCGAACAGGGGCAGGAGACCTCGCTGCCCTCCGCGCGACTGGCCGACGTGCTCGCAGGTGGGTCCGACGCCGCGGTGCCTCCGCACCTCGCCCGTCTCGCCGGACGCCCCGACGCTGCACATCTTCTGGACCCGCGGGCCCGTCTCGACACCGGAATCGGTTATCTCTGCGCGGGTTTCGAAGCGTCTGCACGCTGA
- a CDS encoding MFS transporter, whose amino-acid sequence MSTHLGPSNRQLPGTADRRTWLGLAVLTLPVFLVSMDVSVLYLAIPSITDALAPSAAQQLWILDIYGFLIAGLLITMGNLGDRIGRRRILLAGAAVFGLASVLAAFAPTAGILIAARALMGIGGATLMPSSLSLIANMFSDNRERGRAIGVWTAAFAGGAAVGPVIGGVLLHHFWWGSVFLINVPVLAALLILGPRLIPEYKAPTSARFDVLGVVLSMAGILPLVYAVKTVASEGADAGVIVVGLVGAALLVGFVVQQRHSAAPLLDLKLFRSAPFVGAITVALVGMMALGGMSYLTGVYLQSVMGHDVLAAAMAGLPMAVAVAVFSIGASRVASMVGTRTAFLGSIALAATGNFGLLALTTSSPIWVYLVFTSIAGIGYGIQFSLVSVVIIGAVPPERSGSASGISETSFELGNALGLALFGSLATLVFRGHRDGWSFGDTLGETLHRALEMGVQGDGLASAARQAYVDGMHAASLATGISMTVLGVGLFFAMRNPVTPTDADAQTSTDEPAVAAPLPSTECTN is encoded by the coding sequence GTGTCCACCCATCTCGGCCCGTCGAATCGGCAGCTTCCGGGCACCGCCGACCGACGTACGTGGTTGGGGCTCGCAGTGCTCACCCTGCCGGTGTTCCTGGTGTCGATGGACGTGTCCGTCCTCTACCTCGCGATCCCGTCGATCACCGACGCCCTCGCACCGTCGGCGGCCCAGCAGTTGTGGATTCTCGACATCTACGGCTTCTTGATCGCCGGACTGCTGATCACGATGGGCAACCTCGGCGATCGTATCGGGCGGCGTCGCATCCTGCTCGCCGGCGCGGCGGTGTTCGGTCTGGCATCGGTACTCGCCGCCTTCGCCCCGACGGCCGGCATCCTGATCGCGGCCCGCGCCCTGATGGGCATCGGCGGCGCGACCCTGATGCCGTCGAGTCTCTCGCTGATCGCCAACATGTTCTCCGACAATCGTGAGCGCGGCCGCGCCATCGGCGTGTGGACGGCAGCCTTCGCCGGCGGCGCCGCCGTCGGCCCGGTCATCGGTGGCGTTCTGTTGCACCACTTCTGGTGGGGTTCGGTCTTCCTCATCAACGTGCCGGTACTGGCTGCACTGCTCATCCTCGGCCCGCGACTGATCCCGGAGTACAAGGCTCCGACCTCCGCGAGGTTCGACGTACTGGGCGTCGTGTTGTCGATGGCCGGAATCCTGCCACTCGTCTACGCGGTGAAAACCGTTGCGAGCGAGGGCGCCGACGCGGGCGTCATCGTCGTCGGACTCGTCGGCGCGGCGCTCCTCGTCGGATTCGTCGTTCAGCAACGCCATTCCGCGGCACCACTACTCGATCTCAAGCTGTTCCGGAGCGCGCCGTTCGTCGGCGCGATCACCGTCGCACTCGTCGGCATGATGGCGCTCGGCGGGATGTCGTACCTGACCGGCGTCTACCTGCAGTCGGTGATGGGACACGACGTCCTGGCCGCGGCGATGGCCGGCCTCCCGATGGCAGTCGCGGTCGCCGTGTTCTCGATCGGCGCGTCCCGCGTCGCGTCAATGGTCGGCACGCGTACGGCCTTTCTCGGCTCGATCGCGCTGGCCGCCACCGGCAACTTCGGCCTGCTCGCGCTGACCACGTCGTCGCCGATCTGGGTGTACCTGGTCTTCACCTCGATCGCCGGTATCGGCTACGGCATCCAGTTCAGTCTCGTGTCGGTCGTGATCATCGGCGCGGTGCCCCCGGAGCGCTCGGGCTCGGCGTCGGGTATCTCGGAGACGAGCTTCGAGCTGGGCAACGCCCTCGGCCTGGCCCTGTTCGGTTCGCTCGCGACACTCGTGTTCCGCGGGCATCGCGACGGATGGTCGTTCGGCGACACGCTCGGAGAGACGCTGCACCGTGCCCTCGAGATGGGTGTGCAGGGCGACGGTCTCGCGTCCGCGGCCCGCCAGGCCTACGTCGACGGCATGCACGCCGCCTCGCTGGCCACCGGAATCTCGATGACCGTCCTCGGCGTCGGACTGTTCTTCGCGATGCGCAACCCGGTGACCCCCACGGATGCCGACGCTCAGACCAGCACCGACGAACCCGCGGTCGCCGCGCCGCTACCCTCGACCGAGTGCACGAACTGA